One part of the Aspergillus luchuensis IFO 4308 DNA, chromosome 5, nearly complete sequence genome encodes these proteins:
- the UGA2 gene encoding NAD-dependent succinate-semialdehyde dehydrogenase (COG:C;~EggNog:ENOG410PFH7;~InterPro:IPR010102,IPR015590,IPR016160,IPR016161, IPR016162,IPR016163;~PFAM:PF00171;~go_function: GO:0009013 - succinate-semialdehyde dehydrogenase [NAD(P)+] activity [Evidence IEA];~go_function: GO:0016491 - oxidoreductase activity [Evidence IEA];~go_function: GO:0016620 - oxidoreductase activity, acting on the aldehyde or oxo group of donors, NAD or NADP as acceptor [Evidence IEA];~go_process: GO:0009450 - gamma-aminobutyric acid catabolic process [Evidence IEA];~go_process: GO:0055114 - oxidation-reduction process [Evidence IEA]) produces MERFIRPVSRQLLRPRLRYPFAIPAPIHTKRLVSTMGYNVPQLKDQSLFIQKAYVNGEWVDAQSGQTFEVHDPASGKLIGTCPEFSAADTEKAIQAAKEAFPKFRTTLSRERARMLRRWYQLMIDNADDLATLITWENGKPLTDAKGEVNYAASFFEWFSEEAPRIYGDTIPSSVPGNRVMTLKQPVGVCGLITPWNFPAAMITRKIGPALAAGCTVVAKTPGETPFTANALAELAHRAGIPKGVVNIVTASQNTPEVGEAITTHPEVRKVSFTGSTNVGKLLMKQSSSTIKKVSWELGGNAPFIVFDDVEDLDAAVAGAVASKFRSSGQTCVCANRIYVQRGIYDEFAKRFAEKVKNFKLGAGFEEGVTHGPVIHDRAVNKVDEHVRDAVSKGAKVLTGGQKAAHLGPNFYDLTVLTEMNKDMLVASEETFGPVAGLFPFETEKEVVDLANKAEVGLAGYFFSSNVKRIFRVAEALEVGMVGVNTGLISDVASPFGGVKQSGFGREGSKYGIDEFLVVKSVTFGGIDPLQ; encoded by the exons ATGGAGAGATTTATTCGTCCAGTTTCCCGGCAGCTCCTAAGACCGCGCCTTCGTTATCCTTTTGCCATTCCTGCTCCTATCCACACTAAACGCCTAGTTTCCACCATGGGTTACAACGTTCCTCAG CTCAAAGATCAatccctcttcatccaaaaGGCATACGTCAATGGCGAGTGGGTAGACGCTCAATCCGGACAGACCTTCGAAGTCCACG ACCCTGCTTCCGGAAAGCTCATCGGAACATGCCCCGAATTCTCCGCCGCAGATACCGAGAAGGCTATTCAAGCCGCCAAAGAAGCCTTCCCCAAGTTCCGCACAACGCTGTCCCGCGAGCGCGCCCGCATGCTGCGCAGATGGTACCAGCTCATGATCGACAACGCCGACGACCTAGCCACCCTGATAACCTGGGAAAACGGAAAGCCACTCACCGACGCCAAGGGCGAGGTGAACTACGCcgccagcttcttcgaaTGGTTCAGCGAAGAAGCTCCCCGCATCTACGGTGACACtatcccctcctccgtccccGGCAACCGGGTCATGACCCTGAAGCAGCCTGTCGGTGTGTGCGGTCTCATCACACCCTGGAACTTCCCCGCCGCCATGATCACCAGAAAGATTGGCCCTGCCCTCGCAGCCGGCTGCACCGTTGTCGCGAAGACCCCCGGTGAGACGCCCTTCACGGCTAACGCCCTCGCCGAGCTGGCCCACCGCGCCGGTATCCCCAAGGGTGTCGTCAACATCGTCACCGCATCCCAGAACACCCCCGAGGTTGGCGAAGCCATCACCACTCACCCCGAGGTCCGCAAGGTCTCCTTCACCGGCTCCACCAACGTCGGTAAGCTCCTCATGAAGCAGTCCTCCTCGACCATCAAGAAGGTCTCCTGGGAGCTCGGTGGCAACGCCCCCTTCATCGTCTTTGACGACGTCGAGGACCTCGACGCTGCCGTCGCCGGCGCTGTAGCCTCCAAGTTCCGTAGCTCCGGACAGACCTGCGTGTGCGCGAACCGCATCTACGTGCAGCGCGGCATCTACGATGAATTCGCCAAGCGCTTCGccgagaaggtcaagaacTTCAAGCTGGGTGCTGGCTTCGAAGAAGGCGTCACCCACGGTCCGGTTATCCACGACCGCGCTGTCAACAAAGTCGACGAACACGTTCGCGACGCTGTGTCCAAGGGCGCAAAGGTCCTGACGGGCGGTCAGAAGGCCGCTCACCTTGGTCCTAACTTCTACGACTTGACCGTCCTCACGGAGATGAACAAGGATATGCTCGTCGCTTCGGAGGAGACGTTCGGCCCTGTGGCGGGTCTTTTCCCCTTCGAGACAGAGAAGGAAGTCGTTGACCTGGCTAACAAGGCTGAGGTCGGTCTGGCCGGGTACTTCTTCAGCAGTAATGTCAAGCGCATCTTCCGTGTTgcggaggcgctggaggTTGGTATGGTGGGTGTTAACACGGGACTTATTAGTGATGTTGCTTCGCC ATTCGGCGGTGTCAAGCAGAGTGGCTTTGGTCGCGAAGGCAGCAAGTACGGTATTGATGAGTTCTTGGTGGTCAAGAGTGTTACTTTTGGAGGAATTGATCCTCTTCAGTAG
- a CDS encoding uncharacterized protein (COG:S;~EggNog:ENOG410PQ73;~InterPro:IPR019622;~PFAM:PF10680) — MSSPSGARFSPPQSAQPYRSIFGGPSSQDVADLVPYPETQTGTGDSQQDLDVIMEEEPIDNDHSDATYVESNGEQSGSDADSYASAPHSPENQRRRREQKQPLQKITGHDHQRDSETPPAHSYRPNRFRGPESTWRRLTAEERQNAQALEDIRARDLAAHLYNAYALRVRAREIARRATETNDQLLDEMDTFAPPKRWTAWPLPSAEVPRPDEEVRKSLDDAWTLRMQPDPRPSAELEESIMAFMLRTAKERFMAREWDYESKPFTSHRRKRSASQHETQDESTAWESEREGADGVPLRPTVQTDDDKSRRQLRPLTRNILSRFDDLLLGLHRARKGGVAADDSSASDWQTDTESVMSGSSPRKRKVNSQRDRSLSRGRKRTRRSSFKSGSSDARSRSTHVSSEPESSVYSSSQATSRHRSQSQHSSRSRGRSVGSDRRRSASRIRLGIRDWSEVLGVASMIGWPPAVVMRTAQRCSALFGEDMAFQVLKEGKIKQDIQDDDTKIWKYEESESEPEVETDLEPESEADAEISQPSRSQSRRPRSRAASIKGGSTSRANSTAPEDTGDGSRPKGKGEHRKQDLICPIRACSRHGKGFSRTWNLNLHMKRMHPNYRSKSEGRSSTGTRGEDDIDNE, encoded by the coding sequence ATGTCCTCACCCTCAGGCGCGCGCTTTAGCCCGCCGCAGTCAGCTCAACCGTACAGGTCCATCTTCGGAGGTCCGAGCAGCCAAGATGTTGCCGATCTGGTACCCTACCCAGAAACCCAAACTGGGACAGGAGATAGCCAGCAAGATCTTGATGTGAttatggaagaggagccgaTCGATAATGATCACTCGGATGCTACGTACGTTGAGAGCAATGGCGAACAATCTGGTTCAGATGCGGATAGCTATGCATCGGCACCTCACTCACCTGAAAatcagcggcggcggcgggagcagaagcagccacTTCAAAAAATTACTGGGCATGATCACCAGCGTGATTCAGAGACCCCTCCGGCGCATTCGTACCGTCCCAACAGATTCCGCGGGCCTGAGTCTACATGGAGAAGATTGACTGCCGAAGAGAGGCAGAACGCTCAAGCTCTGGAAGATATTCGTGCTCGAGATCTAGCTGCTCATTTGTACAACGCTTATGCGCTCCGGGTCCGGGCGCGGGAGATCGCGAGACGGGCAACTGAGACAAATGACCAACtgctggatgagatggataCATTTGCTCCTCCGAAGCGCTGGACAGCATGGCCTTTACCTTCGGCCGAGGTGCCTAGACCGGATGAGGAAGTACGGAAAAGTCTCGATGATGCTTGGACGCTGAGAATGCAGCCAGATCCTCGACCAAGTGCCGAACTAGAGGAATCGATTATGGCGTTCATGTTACGAACAGCTAAAGAGAGGTTTATGGCTAGGGAATGGGATTATGAGTCGAAGCCATTTACATCAcatcgaagaaaaagatCAGCATCTCAACACGAGACGCAGGACGAAAGTACCGCATGGGAAAGCGAGCGTGAGGGTGCGGATGGCGTTCCACTACGCCCTACTGTCCAAACGGACGACGATAAATCAAGACGACAACTACGCCCGCTCACTCGGAATATACTCTCGCGGTttgatgatcttctcctggGCCTTCATCGTGCCCGTAAGGGCGGAGTGGCAGCGGACGACAGCTCCGCAAGTGACTGGCAGACCGACACTGAGAGTGTGATGTCTGGCTCGTCACCTCGTAAGAGAAAAGTCAATTCTCAAAGAGACAGAAGCCTgtcgagaggaagaaaacgaaCCCGACGGTCATCCTTCAAGAGCGGATCGAGCGACGCTCGTTCTCGTAGTACGCATGTATCAAGCGAACCGGAGTCAAGTGTATATAGCTCCTCTCAAGCAACTTCACGACACAGATCACAGTCACAACACTCTTCCCGCTCACGGGGCCGCTCCGTCGGTAGCGATCGTCGACGGTCCGCGAGTCGTATTCGCCTCGGGATACGGGATTGGAGCGAGGTGCTGGGTGTCGCGTCCATGATAGGCTGGCCACCAGCCGTGGTGATGCGAACAGCACAGAGATGCTCAGCCTTGTTTGGTGAAGATATGGCTTTTCAGGTGCTCAAAGAAGGCAAAATCAAGCAAGATATACAAGACGACGATACCAAGATCTGGAAATACGAAGAAAGCGAATCGGAACCAGAAGTTGAGACTGATCTTGAGCCCGAATCTGAGGCCGATGCTGAAATCTCACAACCGTCTCGGTCTCAGAGCAGACGGCCACGCTCTCGTGCCGCTTCCATCAAGGGAGGCTCGACATCGCGAGCCAACAGTACGGCGCCTGAAGACACCGGGGATGGGTCTCGAccgaaaggaaaaggggaaCATCGCAAGCAGGACTTGATCTGTCCTATCCGGGCGTGCTCCAGGCATGGCAAGGGCTTCTCGCGGACATGGAATCTCAATCTGCATATGAAGCGCATGCATCCGAATTACCGTTCCAAAAGCGAGGGCAGGTCCTCAACAGGCACGCGTGGTGAAGATGACATCGATAATGAGTGA
- the nop7 gene encoding mRNA-binding ribosome synthesis protein NOP7 (BUSCO:EOG09261L4M;~COG:J;~EggNog:ENOG410PH1N;~InterPro:IPR036420,IPR001357,IPR010613;~PFAM:PF06732;~go_component: GO:0005730 - nucleolus [Evidence IEA];~go_process: GO:0042254 - ribosome biogenesis [Evidence IEA]): MAKIKKKGTSGQAKNYITRTQAVRKLQISLPDFRRLCIFKGIYPREPRNKKKASKTSTPNTTFYYTKDIQFLLHEPLLRKFRDQKALAKKIARSLGRGEVSDASRLEKNHAPKLTLDHIIKERYPTFIDALRDLDDALSLLFLFANLPSSPHVPAKTIALCQRVTHEFQHYLITTNSLRKSFLSIKGIYYQATIQGQDIMWLVPYRFVQRVNGDVDYRIMATFVDFYTTLLGFVNYRLYSTLGLRYPPKFDKRSDENGAELAAFTLEGRTVGEPPKALEANKQASKPSNQEVSKEVQAKVDKVIKTAGLDQTKDEQVTETTEEASEAIDKFEPTAPEADTLPQPDLSGDEAGSLFAPFVFYVSREAPKAPLEFILRSFGCTRIGWDAVLGDGAFTHDETDTRITHQIVDRPSLPESSLPAIPAASTDGAAQKVRPGTRIPGRTYVQPQWVWDCINEGKLLRADLYAPGATLPPHLSPWVKPSKGGYDPRASLAEQEEEGEAELDEDSDEEMEEATDEKKAETKEEESEAESEEESDINGGMDVAETDEDESESEEEDEDFGGFEDNEAASESEDEEEAARTQHQKELEAEAAGLPFSSGGGAGEAAKKKSAQAKKIASKKRKEEEELERQKMMMSRKKRKLLEKMMYSNKQKSEEAAKLRSKRRKLEKEGQK, encoded by the exons ATGGCTAAGATTAAGAAGAAGG GAACCTCTGGCCAGGCCAAAAACTACATTACCAGAACCCAGGCCGTGCGCAAACTTCAGATTTCCCTCCCGGATTTCCGTCGACTATGTATCTTCAAGG GAATTTACCCCCGTGAGCCccggaacaagaagaaggcttccAAGACTTCCACTCCCAACACCACTTTCTACTACACGAAAGATATTcagttcctcctccatgaGCCCCTCCTGAGGAAGTTCCGTGACCAAAAGGCGCTTGCGAAGAAGATTGCCCGCTCTCTTGGACGTGGTGAAGTCTCTGATGCGTCCCGTTTGGAGAAGAACCATGCGCCGAAGCTCACCTTGGACCACATCATCAAGGAGCGCTACCCGACATTCATTGACGCTCTGAGAGATCTCGACGATGCCTTGTCTCTGCTGTTCCTCTTTGCcaacctcccctcttctccccatgTCCCAGCCAAGACCATCGCTCTCTGCCAGCGGGTTACCCACGAGTTCCAGCACTACCTGATCACCACGAACTCCCTGCGCAAATCTTTCCTGTCGATCAAGGGTATCTACTACCAGGCGACTATCCAGGGACAGGACATCATGTGGCTTGTGCCCTACCGCTTCGTGCAGCGTGTCAACGGCGACGTCGACTACCGTATCATGGCCACCTTCGTCGACTTCTACACGACTCTGCTCGGATTCGTCAACTATCGTCTTTACTCGACTCTTGGTCTTCGCTATCCCCCCAAGTTCGATAAGAGGAGCGACGAGAATGGTGCTGAGTTGGCGGCCTTCACTCTGGAGGGTCGCACCGTCGGCGAACCCCCCAAGGCTCTCGAAGCCAACAAGCAGGCGAGCAAGCCTTCCAACCAGGAAGTCTCCAAGGAGGTTCAGGCCAAGGTCGACAAGGTCATCAAGACCGCAGGCTTGGATCAGACCAAAGACGAGCAAGTTACCGAGACAACCGAAGAAGCTTCTGAGGCTATCGACAAGTTCGAGCCTACTGCCCCCGAGGCCGACACTCTTCCCCAGCCCGACTTGAGCGGCGATGAGGCTGGTTCTCTGTTCGCACCTTTCGTTTTCTACGTTTCCCGTGAGGCCCCCAAGGCGCCCCTGGAGTTCATCCTTCGCTCCTTCGGCTGCACCAGGATTGGATGGGACGCTGTCCTCGGTGACGGAGCTTTCACCCACGATGAGACGGATACTCGCATTACCCACCAAATTGTCGATCGCCCTTCTCTGCCTGAGTCTTCGCTGCCTGCTATCCCTGCTGCTTCGACAGACGGTGCTGCCCAGAAGGTCAGACCGGGTACCCGCATTCCTGGCAGAACCTATGTCCAGCCCCAATGGGTGTGGGACTGCATCAACGAGGGCAAGCTCCTCCGTGCTGATCTGTACGCCCCTGGCGCCACTCTTCCCCCTCACCTGAGCCCGTGGGTCAAGCCTTCCAAGGGTGGCTATGACCCTCGCGCCAGCTTGgccgagcaggaggaggaaggtgaggCAGAGCTAGACGAagacagcgacgaggagatggaggaggccactgatgagaagaaggccgagaccaaggaagaggagtccGAGGCTGAAAGCGAGGAAGAGTCCGATATCAACGGTGGCATGGACGTCGCTGAGACTGATGAGgacgagagcgagagcgaggaagaggacgaggactTCGGCGGCTTCGAGGACAACGAGGCCGCCTCCGAGtctgaggatgaagaggaagccgcCCGGACACAGCAccagaaggagctggaggctgaagctgctggtcttcctttctcgtctggtggcggtgctggcgaagcagccaagaagaagtccgctcaggccaagaagatcgcctccaagaagcgcaaggaggaggaagagctggagaggcagaagatgatgatgagccggaagaagcgcaagctcctcgagaagatgatgtaCTCGAACAAGCAGAAGTCCGAAGAGGCTGCCAAGCTGCGGTCTAAGCGGAGAAAGCTCGAGAAGGAGGGCCAGAAATGA